The Scleropages formosus chromosome 21, fSclFor1.1, whole genome shotgun sequence DNA segment AACATCACGTTGGAAAGAAGCATCTGTCAAACGCATGAAATTCAATGTACATGTAGTATTATACCGCAGTATTTCTTTAATGTCCTTCCTGTCCACCTCGCATCTAGCTAGAGGGCTCACACAAGCCGTCAGGAAGGGAGCTAAGGCCCCCTACTGGGACATCTTTGATAAAATGTATGTGGTGATTGCAGGGTGTTTTAACAGCGCATGCAGAACTCTGCAGGTTTGTCAGAAGGTATTTGTTTGTGGTGTCAAGCTGGAGCTGAGATTCGGTGTAAAGTCTCACAAACTTCTGTTTAGCACTTCAATAAACAACATATGTCATcatatacgtgtgtgtgagcAAACTGAGCAGGAGTGTTCTGGATATATGAAATAAGTAAGGCTGTCATGCAAATTATTATCTTGGATACAATGCAAAATCAGTGAAGAACTGTAAATAACAGGTGAATCGTTTTTACACTCAGTCCTCAAGTAACCAGTTTCCATACAACAAAAAGGCGCTACAGGGCAATGACTCATGACAATATACAGCTGTCTTTTTACGATTTTATTTCCTACAACTTGTACCTGACATTGTGTGAGGGATGGCTGTGTCGTTGTTTTGTTGATGCCTTTTTTTCAATGCCACTTACATCTTTTAGTGTAAAAAGTGTATCGGGCTTCTCTCTACTGTGCTTCGGTGTTTGAGAAGCGCGAGCGCGAGACTGAACGTGCCCTCCCGTTACCGTGGGAAAAGATGCGCTTCTTCACGTTTGTGACCCGTTAAGAGCAACTTGCCCCTCCAAGTTCAAAGGAGCCGCACCCCGGCACACACTCACGTCTCACCTTTACGTTTCCACCTTACGGGTGCAGAATGTGGCGTCGGGATGTGGGGGAGTTGCTCTCCGTGAGCCCAGGGGGTCGGTTCAGTGTCACTTCACCTGCCCTCACACTCCTAGGGAAATCTATCGGGGGACACCTTTCGCGTGACTGTCCCTCTCTGATCTCTGAAGATTTTCTCCGCTGCCACCTCACACGCGTGGATTTTTCATTAATCCGCCTAAAAATGGTAAAGGCGTCAGTTCCTCTCCGGCGCCACCAAAGGGACACATGCAGAACGTTTCCCTGATTTTAACTGTCACCCGGTGCCAGGTGTGTAACTGACCCCTGTGTTCAGCTCAAGGTCACTCGACACCTTGGGGACGAGATGGACCAGTTCTAGGAGGTTCCATCATGACAGCGAAGGTACGAcagtttctttttcagtgaATTTAGCTGCCCTGGGACTGGAACCTGCGCTTGAGGACATCAAGACAGGAAGTGCAATTTACACCGAGGAAGCTGCAGGATGAACGGTGGCCGCTGGACACCTATGAAATCCAGTGCTTTGTGAGAAATAACGACACAACTTTTATGATGCCGTGAAAAAGACCGGTGGCCCAAATGGCTGCTCTAACCCCCACCGGTTTGAAACCTTGTTAAACCAGCTCACTTTAGCTCTTCTGTCCTAGCGGAAGACTCTAAAAACTAGACCAGCGTCCTCCTTCTTCTGATGTCCTGACTCCTGACTACgtctaaaaaaaaaccacaaaacccCGGTCCCAAATGCACGTGAGCAGAAGCCCTGTGGCGGGGGGTGATTCATCACTGACGTAAGACAGGCGGATGGAGTCCCACCGCAGTGGCGAGACGCTGATGTCGTTACCGGGGAGACAAGTCTGCCCGAATCATTgaactgatgctttcctccagagttatttacccatttacacagcaaggtcatttttactgtatcagtgcagggtaagtaacttgatcaagggtacaagagcagcaggtgggatatGTACCCGTGTCCAAATGCAGATGCTCTAAGCACCgcgtcacctgctgccccctcctgGAAGGCATTTGACTTGAGGAGAAGTACAGTGGACCGCTGCTGTAGGAGAAGTGCAAGGAGCACCACGAGCACCTCGTCATGACCTCCGCTCATCTCAGAAGCCTTTGAGTCGGCGAATGGGGAGCCACCCCCTCCACAAGCCTACCTGACCACAGAAACGTACCAAAATTCCCAGATGGGCTGGCGGCTCCTGGGATCGCAGGGGGTCAGGAACTGTCACCTTTCACAGTGCGCACCGGCGCTGCTGTGGGAACCTGCACCAAATGGGACCAAATGTGAACATTCCGGAAACTGGTGTGGTCAGCGgagctccaccccccccccccccacccactcctGAAGAACATGAGAATAGCATTCTGCCTGCAGAAGAAATTATAGAGTCGtatcatgtgtgaaaatgacacatttcttcaCTTTATTCTGAAAGCACCACAGTTAAGCGCTCTTCTGTTGTAAAAACTGaagctgaaactgaactgaagcgCGTGCTTTGCGTCGCTGTCTGAGAAGCGCGAGCCTGAGACTGGACGTGTCCTCCCGTTACCGTGGGAAAGAGcccttctctcctttctctccttttttgtGACCTGTTAAGAGCGACTCCCCTTGAGTCGCGAGACCAGGTTCAAAGGAGCACGCGCCCTTGGTTCTCACCTTCGGGTTTCCGGTGTGTCGGTGCAGGATGTGCCACCTGGTCGTGGGAAAAGCCCTTTGCCTGACGTCGGGGGTCCCCCTGCACGCGCGCTCACACCAGCGCGCGACTTAGCGCCGCGCGAATTGCTGGTTGCGCGGTCACACTGCACGTGCGCGCGGGCGACTCGTCGTTAGCGGAAACGTGCATCTCAGCGCGTGCTCCCCGCTCGCGACTTCCCACGGTGACACTTGTGACATGtaggtgaaatgaaagcagtcgccatggaaacaggagGAGGCCTTTGTCACACCTGTGCACCTGTTTACCTGCCGGCACTGGCCGTTTTTATTGGGCAGATCTAAAAATGCCTCGTCGTTGGTAAACATGATGAATACAtcgttcattattattattattattgtcgcTGGTGCTTATATGCTTTGATTTATAATGAATGCAACACAGCCATAACAACAAGTAGCTCAGCTGTAAGCACGTCGGTCGGTGTAATTTACCACGTTTGCGGTACCTCCTCCTCATGTAGGACAGACAGACCAGACGTTGGCCCCGCTAGACTTCCAGTCGCTCCGACTCCAGCTCGTTGTCATGGAAATAGTGCTGAACTGAAACAGGACGCGCACCTGGCTGGAGCTCAGTTTCGCTTCTCGCGGGTCTTCATGTTCATCATGTCCTCGTCACACGGGTGTCTCACGGGTCCTCATGGTGTAAAGGACCTTCTGGACCAAATCATGACATGTCGCCTTGTGTCGCACTCTTTCACTGTAGCGTCCGAACGGCTCCCGAGGAAGTGAAGATCAGAGATCGATGTGTCCCGGAGGGGAGGTGTCTCACCACAAGGGAGCTCTGGAAGAACTTCACATCAACTCTTCTTCtcattacccccccccccccccccacacacacacacacacactctcacccGAGGCTCCGGGTTCGAATGATCCTGTTGCCTGTTGCAGCACTCTTGGCCacgatatttaccctgaattgacagagtaaatagggggtgcggtggcgcagtgggttggaccacagtcctgctctccggtgggtctggggtttgagtcccacctggggtgccttgtgtcggactggcgtcccgtcctgggtgtgtccccaccccctccggccttacgccctgtgttgccgggtaggctccggttccctgcgaccccgtatgggacaagcggttctgaaaatgtgtgtgtgtgtgtgtgacagagtaaATATGACCAAGCAGTGTAAATTGGCAAATAATCGAAACACGGTAAGTCGCTGTGGACCAGTAATGGTTGATGAGAATGTGGTTGGTCACTGCGGAATCAGACCATAAATACAGTGGTTTATTTTAGCAACATACGTGTTGCGAAATCAACCACAGGAACAGTAACTTGGGCTTTTGTAGGTTACtgtacatggggggggggggtgtgtggccGTTGTTGTAACACTTTCTAGATCATTCTTCCATCACTTTCCCAGGGTCTCACGTCTCTTTGATCCGCTCAGGTGCGAGATCAAAAGCGCGAGGACGGGGCGGCTGTGGGCGCGTGCCATTCACGTGTCTCCTCCCACTTTGAGGACACAACGTGAGCGTTTATAGCTCAGGAACCCGGGTCCATTGGAGGTGTGATAGACAAAGCGTGACGATTTTCTACAAGTGCGATTTAATAGTTCCGAAACAGTTTAAACATCAATAATATAGGTTGTATCGACAGCATAGAGATCTGTCGTTAAAATCCACTGtgaagaatttatttttcaaaaccaCTTACATCAACATGTGTTACTTGTTGTTAGTAAGTGGGAAAAGATGCGTGGAGGACAATGCAGTAAACAGACAAGActatttgattttaatgtttattgaaACCTTTGCACAACGAGATATATACAAATGaatgattgaaaaaaaaatgataaaataaatagtCGTGCAAAAATACTTTGCTTAACTAAATATGACATGCTTAGTCAAAAAAGACTcaaatgtacattatttacaaatattaaatatctgGCAAATATACAGCGAAAGCGACGCATATCTAGCAACACAAAGCATCTGAATAAGAGACTCAAAAAAATCATAGAGTTGTGATGAAGGTCAAATTGGGGTTTAACTTTGACTCCTTAGACTCAAACAGTTTGCCTTCTACAGTTATATATGTACAAATTCGTAATATTCCAGCGTAAATCTAATATATGCTTCCTATAGAAATGTGTCATTAGTCTGAAACAGTCTCGTTATATAACATTAAGGTGAACCATACTTTTAATAGCCAGAGGGAAAAGCTCTACACAATAAATTATCCAGTATCCGGGTTTGAGCCCTTTTCATGGCCAGGGTCTCCACACATCCTGACTGGTCCTGTCAGTGGGGTAGCAGGAGGATGCGGACACCTTTCTCTCAAGATGCTGAGGAATGCTGGGATCTCCGCGTGCCGGAGGACTTCTGTGGTGGAAGAACCGATGATTCGTACCGACCGGCTTCCGACAGCGGAACTGGACAGATGGCGCCACGACCCGGTTGTGAAGCGAGCGAGCCGGGACCGCAGGATTTGCTCGTCTTTCAGGGCCCGTGGGCCAACGGGAGGCCTTGGTGTCCTGATCAATCTGTGCCTGCTTGAGCTCCCCCCTACTGTGCAGGAATCTAGCAGCTCGTTGCAGACAAGCTGAAAACCCTTCCTGGATGTGCTGTCGTGATCTGTGTTCACCTGCTCTTGCTTGGTCACGGTTCTTCAGGAAAACGACAGTGTGCTCCAGGATCTCGGCTTTCTCTATCCTACGGCTTGCGTGACCCTGCAAGAGGCATGGCTGAAGACATTAATTCAGACGTACTCGTGCTGCCAGCCAGGAGGTTTGCGTCATGATCTGTTATTTCAGGTTTAGAGAGGCGGTGATGGGAAGGTGCAGCTCACCTGGAACCGTGGCCCCTGGAACAACAGCATCCTCAGCGTCTCCAAACTGCGGTTCATTCTCTCCCTCCTGCGTCTCTCCACCTGAGGTTTGAGGAGCTGagaaaaggttttcttttttgttttttcttttccttttttattttgttttttgtgtttaaaggAAGCAGAATCAAAATCACTTTGAAAATACTTTCACTTAAAGTATCAGCACTAAGGAGtcacataaacacaaatatgCAGTATGTATAAATACCCAAGCAAACATAAAGTGACATAGATATGGAATTCTCAAAATTCTTGTGaagtttatgtattttataccTTTCTGGCTGCCTTTAAGTCTTCAGGTAGACTTGTTCCCAGTGGCTTCATTCTGTGATCTGGATGTTTTCGTTGAAAGTTTGCTCTCAGTTTGATTTCAGTTCCACACCAGTGTGGCCAGCTCTTTAACCAGCTCTAAGAGCCCCTTAACCAGTTCTGGGCAGCTTTATGACCAGTTGTGGGCAGCAGCTCTTTTTGAGGTGCTTTTAAACACTGTGGGTTGGAGGGGTCTAGTGACTCCGCCcgtaaaaacagtaaaacattgaCGTCAGTCAGTCAGCTCTcacgtacgtacacacacagctACCTTTACCGTGAAAATGTACTAtaaggtttattattattattattattattattattattattattattatatgtctAAATTAGGCTTGTAAGAattaatttacactgtacatattTCACTAtatgctgtatgttttttttttcatattttatccgATACATATTGTACACGAGCCAATAGGCAAACATCACTCTCGAAAAACGTTATCATGCTCGAATAATTTAAAGCAAGTCCTGGCTTGTGGAGTAAGTTCttttaaaatcagaaatgtaAAGTGAAGAAAGTGggttttaaactgaaaatatagtGCTTTGGTTTCGTCTCTGACTTTTTCTTCGAGAAGCGAAGTTCATTTGGACCTTATTATTAAATCTGACcctgtctctgctgttactaATCATCATGATCATTGACTGACAAAACGTTTATGATAACAGTATAAAACAGGCCTGGTTAAATCATATGTTGGGGAAGAAGCCATAATATAAAGGTCAACATCTGAACTGTATGAAGAATGTTTCTCATTGACTCGTGCATTTTTATAATATAGTAGTATAAATAATCCCAGGTTCCTCATACACCCGGCATACATACATGCAGTCAAGCAtatctgaaaatacatttaacgCTCAGGAGGCTGGATGAGAGAAGCTCACGAAAACAGTAATAAAGAAGGGTGGCGCGCCAAATTAGTCGGAAAGCGAGGTCCCCCACGCGCTCGCGCCGTGGGGAATCTCGCGCGGAGTGTGGGACACGCGCCGCGCACGGCGCGAGCCGGGCAGGTGTGAAGAACACCGCAGCGCGCGCTTCCGCCGGCACGTGGAGGCTCCAGGTAGGGAGGCCACGCTTAACACCTCGGCGGCCGCAGGTTCTGCGGGGATCGTCGCTCCCTCGGGTCGCTATTGTTTATCCCCGCGTGACACTCATAAATAAAACGGCTGGATATAAATTAAATGGacctgtttatttgttttagcGGCGCTACTCTGCAGTCTGAAATGTTTGCCCTTCTTCTGTTAATCGCGCTACAGTACTGCTGCAACCCGTGCCATGGCATGTCATTCTGGGAGTGTGATTGTGAGCAGTGTGTCCATGTCCTTCAGGCCAGggaactgtacacacacacgtgccatTAACCACCGACCGCCAGGCTTTGTCGCTGTCTTTCTCCATTAGACAACATAACTTagagaacattccagaagggCCTCGAAACACATCTGTTTCGGACCCACTTCATTCTCAACCTCCTTTCTGCTCTGTTAACTTGCACTGCGTTGTTTGTCCACCGCTATGTATGACTATTCGAGTCGAATGAGCGGGTTAGGCGGTGTAGTGAATGAGCTGTAATCGCATGTCTACGTCCGTCTGTCCGTCGCCTCTGCTGGTGAAACgcgcttttgttttgttttctctgcgcTCCacgtcggtttggagaaaaacttagCATTTACTACATGAATAAGCATAAATGCAAACGGACTGCAGcgcctgggcggtgcgagaAGCCGTGCTTGCTCAGTCTGTTCTTCCCGTGTTCACGTGgctttcctcaaggtgctccggtttcctgccacaaagacttgtgtttcaaatgaattcgtgactctgaattgcgcagagcgtgtgtgtgtgttgccctgTAAAGTGACTGCGtacctagcattgtaagtcatcttgagTGGAAACAGTGTCAAAGAATAGAATAGAAATAGAATAGAAATGCATATAATGcatcattgtaaatcacttgagagctcagtgaataaatgtaaatgtaacttggcGAAGGGGTCCCTTTGCGTATAAATGCTCCGCTCAGAGGGGTGTTGCTGGGAATATTTCCCCCCTGTTCAGTTGTCCGGTTTAGTTCTGTTCCCACGGTGGGACCCTCTTTGATCCCGACTGATAAACATCAAAGGGCCGAGAGCAGCGCGTGGCGCGTGCCTTCCATTCACCCGCTGCTTTCAGGAACAGCACGTGGGGGACCAGCAGCCTCCCCAGATCCGCTTGAAAGAGCACTTGAGAGGGAACCTTGGCACACTTATTCTGACTCAGTAATAGCCTTTTGCAACATGAGTCATTAGTCTTGgctattttttaaagcaatttaatgTTGCCTTGATAAAAAGtatcaattctttcaaaaacatgaacatgcctgggtgattccaaacttttgaacgctagtatgtatgtaaaataattttaaagtctAGGATCATCAGACAAAACACCCAAGATTAACAATCCATCTCGACCAGGGGTTCTTAGGAATTTAAGGGGTTCATGTAGCACAGGCTTGTCTTGAAAATTGCACTAAATATGTTGAAAAGAATCTATTACCATTATATTTCTCTCTGTAAAATTATATGTGaaagtaattacattttaaagaaatagttGAGGGCAATGCTGGCTGCCCAGAGAGCAAACTCACAatccatagttttttttttaaagtcactgCCCTACAAGTGCTTTCTGTGCGGGAAAACGGTTGGTTTTACTCCTTCTTGTCATTTGGAACTGCCACTTTGATCTGAAAATGACACCTTTCTGTTCCTGCTGCAGAGAACCTCAGTGACCAAATGG contains these protein-coding regions:
- the her7 gene encoding hairy and enhancer of split related-7, translated to MKPLGTSLPEDLKAARKLLKPQVERRRRERMNRSLETLRMLLFQGPRFQGHASRRIEKAEILEHTVVFLKNRDQARAGEHRSRQHIQEGFSACLQRAARFLHSRGELKQAQIDQDTKASRWPTGPERRANPAVPARSLHNRVVAPSVQFRCRKPVGTNHRFFHHRSPPARGDPSIPQHLERKVSASSCYPTDRTSQDVWRPWP